Proteins from one Mus pahari chromosome 10, PAHARI_EIJ_v1.1, whole genome shotgun sequence genomic window:
- the LOC110327601 gene encoding LOW QUALITY PROTEIN: lysine-specific demethylase 4D-like (The sequence of the model RefSeq protein was modified relative to this genomic sequence to represent the inferred CDS: inserted 1 base in 1 codon): MHLQNLWXGIVIEGVNTPYLYFGMWKTTFAWHTEDMDLYSINYLHFGQPKTWYAVPPEHGRRLERLARELFPGSSQGCQAFLRHKVALISPTVLKENGIPFGRITQEAGEFMVTFPYGYHSGFNHGFNCAEAINFATPRWIDYGKVASQCSCGEARVSFSMDAFVRILQPERYELWKRGQDQAVVDHTETMGPTSQELTTWRVTEAPRKTWGLKHLRLRQVSRSRLPIATVSKVPCNMQACHTSRQPSHEKGDEAQKCNSARAPPHPLSLSSSGHMSTARRGLGRRPCELGVLESTNGAPVKRRLPADRDDTSPSPELQPQSVSGDLIVNSGLVNPGXTASEGGLISDP; this comes from the exons ATGCACTTGCAGAACTTG TGGNGCGGCATAGTGATTGAGGGCGTCAACACGCCCTACCTGTACTTTGGCATGTGGAAGACCACCTTTGCGTGGCACACGGAGGACATGGACCTTTACAGTATCAACTACCTACACTTTGGGCAGCCCAAGACCTGGTATGCTGTGCCCCCTGAGCATGGCAGGCGCCTGGAGCGCCTGGCCAGGGAACTCTTCCCTGGCAGCTCCCAGGGCTGCCAGGCCTTCCTGAGGCACAAGGTGGCGCTCATCTCACCCACTGTGCTCAAAGAGAATGGCATCCCCTTTGGTCGCATCACCCAGGAGGCTGGGGAGTTCATGGTCACCTTTCCCTATGGCTACCACTCGGGCTTCAACCATGGCTTCAACTGCGCAGAGGCCATCAATTTTGCCACCCCAAGGTGGATTGACTATGGCAAGGTGGCATCTCAGTGCAGCTGTGGGGAGGCCAGGGTGAGCTTCTCCATGGACGCCTTTGTGAGGATCTTGCAGCCTGAGCGATATGAACTGTGGAAACGCGGCCAAGATCAGGCAGTTGTGGACCACACAGAGACTATGGGGCCTACCAGTCAGGAGCTCACCACCTGGCGGGTGACCGAAGCACCAAGAAAAACTTGGGGCCTGAAGCATCTCAGGCTTCGCCAGGTCTCACGCTCTCGTCTGCCTATAGCCACGGTCAGTAAAGTTCCTTGTAACATGCAGGCGTGCCACACCTCCAGGCAACCATCACATGAGAAAGGTGATGAGGCTCAGAAGTGTAACTCAGCCAGAGCCCCACCACATCCTCTGAGTCTGTCTTCTTCTGGTCACATGTCAACTGCAAGACGTGGTCTTGGTCGCCGTCCTTGTGAACTAGGAGTTCTGGAGTCCACCAATGGAGCTCCAGTCAAGAGGCGACTTCCAGCAGACAGAGATGACACAAGCCCCAGCCCAGAGCTTCAGCCCCAGTCTGTGAGTGGAGACTTAATAGTCAACTCAGGACTTGTGAACCCTG CAACAGCGTCTGAAGGGGGATTGATCTCCGACCCCTAA
- the Kdm4d gene encoding lysine-specific demethylase 4D codes for MNTKPTCAQNPNCSIMIFRPTKEEFNDFDKYIAYMESQGAHRAGLAKVIPPKEWRARQSYDNISNILIATPLQQVVSGQAGVFTQYHKKKKGMTVGEYRELANSKKYQTPPHLDFEDLERKYWKNRLXXSPIYGADVSGSLFDGKTQQWNVGHLGTIQDLLEQECGIVIEGVNTPYLYFGMWKTTFAWHTEDMDLYSINYLHFGQPKTWYAVPPEHGRRLERLARELFPGSSQGCQAFLRHKVALISPTVLKENGIPFGRITQEAGEFMVTFPYGYHSGFNHGFNCAEAINFATPRWIDYGKVASQCSCGEARVSFSMDAFVRILQPERYELWKRGQDQAVVDHTETMGPTSQELTTWRVTEAPRKTWGLKHLRLRQVSRSRLPIATVSKVPCNMQACHTSRQPSHEKGDEAQKCNSARAPPHPLSLSSSGHMSTARRGLGRRPCELGVLESTNGAPVKRRLPADRDDTSPSPELQPQSVSGDLIVNSGLVNPGQQRLKGD; via the coding sequence ATGAACACTAAGCCCACATGTGCTCAGAATCCAAATTGCAGCATAATGATATTTCGTCCAACCAAAGAAGAGTTTAATGATTTTGACAAATACATTGCTTACATGGAGTCCCAAGGGGCACACCGGGCTGGACTGGCCAAGGTCATCCCGCCAAAAGAATGGAGGGCCAGGCAGTCTTATGACAATATCAGCAACATCTTAATAGCAACTCCCCTGCAGCAAGTGGTCTCTGGGCAAGCAGGCGTGTTCACCCAATACcataagaagaagaaaggcatgaCAGTGGGGGAGTATCGTGAGCTGGCCAACAGCAAAAAGTACCAGACCCCGCCACACCTGGATTTTGAAGATTTGGAGAGAAAATACTGGAAGAATCGCCTNTNTGNGTCACCGATTTATGGTGCTGACGTCAGCGGCTCCCTGTTTGATGGGAAGACTCAACAGTGGAATGTGGGTCATCTGGGAACAATTCAAGACCTATTGGAACAGGAATGCGGCATAGTGATTGAGGGCGTCAACACGCCCTACCTGTACTTTGGCATGTGGAAGACCACCTTTGCGTGGCACACGGAGGACATGGACCTTTACAGTATCAACTACCTACACTTTGGGCAGCCCAAGACCTGGTATGCTGTGCCCCCTGAGCATGGCAGGCGCCTGGAGCGCCTGGCCAGGGAACTCTTCCCTGGCAGCTCCCAGGGCTGCCAGGCCTTCCTGAGGCACAAGGTGGCGCTCATCTCACCCACTGTGCTCAAAGAGAATGGCATCCCCTTTGGTCGCATCACCCAGGAGGCTGGGGAGTTCATGGTCACCTTTCCCTATGGCTACCACTCGGGCTTCAACCATGGCTTCAACTGCGCAGAGGCCATCAATTTTGCCACCCCAAGGTGGATTGACTATGGCAAGGTGGCATCTCAGTGCAGCTGTGGGGAGGCCAGGGTGAGCTTCTCCATGGACGCCTTTGTGAGGATCTTGCAGCCTGAGCGATATGAACTGTGGAAACGCGGCCAAGATCAGGCAGTTGTGGACCACACAGAGACTATGGGGCCTACCAGTCAGGAGCTCACCACCTGGCGGGTGACCGAAGCACCAAGAAAAACTTGGGGCCTGAAGCATCTCAGGCTTCGCCAGGTCTCACGCTCTCGTCTGCCTATAGCCACGGTCAGTAAAGTTCCTTGTAACATGCAGGCGTGCCACACCTCCAGGCAACCATCACATGAGAAAGGTGATGAGGCTCAGAAGTGTAACTCAGCCAGAGCCCCACCACATCCTCTGAGTCTGTCTTCTTCTGGTCACATGTCAACTGCAAGACGTGGTCTTGGTCGCCGTCCTTGTGAACTAGGAGTTCTGGAGTCCACCAATGGAGCTCCAGTCAAGAGGCGACTTCCAGCAGACAGAGATGACACAAGCCCCAGCCCAGAGCTTCAGCCCCAGTCTGTGAGTGGAGACTTAATAGTCAACTCAGGACTTGTGAACCCTGGCCAACAGCGTCTGAAGGGGGATTGA